A single region of the Solwaraspora sp. WMMD406 genome encodes:
- a CDS encoding IS5 family transposase (programmed frameshift) — protein sequence MEKYCPDALWHLARPLLPPHPERHQGGGRRRTDDRAMLAAILYVLESGCSWRKLPASFPVHWRTAHRRFAEWVEAGVMTALHRATLDVLGAAGRIDWSRVSVDSMHVRAVKRGNLTGPSPVDRGKPGSKIHAMSDRGGLPLHVGVSAANLNDHRMLEDMVDGVTPVRQPVGRPRRRPAKLHGDKGYDYPECRDLLRARGIVARIARKGVESSKRLGRHRYVIERCLEWMTRFRRLVRRYDRKASHYLGFLHLACALICYRRADRLNLLTSNNPY from the exons GTGGAGAAGTACTGCCCCGACGCGTTGTGGCACCTCGCGCGGCCGTTGCTGCCGCCGCACCCGGAAAGGCACCAGGGCGGCGGCCGGCGGCGGACCGATGACCGGGCGATGCTCGCGGCGATCCTGTACGTACTGGAGTCCGGCTGCTCGTGGCGCAAGCTGCCCGCCTCGTTCCCGGTCCACTGGCGCACCGCGCACCGCCGGTTCGCCGAATGGGTCGAGGCCGGGGTGATGACCGCCCTGCACCGGGCGACGCTCGATGTCCTCGGCGCGGCCGGGCGGATCGACTGGTCGAGGGTGAGTGTCGACAGCATGCACGTACGCGCGGTGAAAAGGGGGA ACCTGACCGGGCCCAGCCCGGTGGACCGGGGCAAGCCCGGCTCCAAGATCCACGCCATGAGCGACCGGGGCGGGTTGCCGCTGCACGTGGGCGTCTCCGCCGCGAACCTCAACGACCACCGGATGCTCGAGGACATGGTCGACGGCGTCACACCAGTGCGTCAACCGGTCGGCCGGCCGCGTCGACGACCGGCCAAACTCCACGGCGACAAGGGCTACGACTACCCCGAATGCCGCGACCTGCTGCGCGCACGCGGCATCGTCGCACGGATCGCGCGCAAGGGCGTCGAGTCGTCGAAGCGGCTGGGCCGGCACCGCTACGTCATCGAACGCTGCCTCGAGTGGATGACCCGGTTCCGACGGCTGGTCCGCCGCTACGACCGCAAGGCTTCCCACTACCTCGGATTCCTCCACCTGGCATGCGCTCTGATCTGCTACCGCCGCGCCGACCGACTCAACCTGTTGACCAGCAACAACCCCTACTGA
- a CDS encoding cellulose binding domain-containing protein: protein MAPWVVVLSGLGVMVLIFLVAAGCVPMQSRATGEVPPPDLVTPAPEPRPAASPPINTGGQLVAVAPPPSGQAILAPAPPSPSLTPSAPVMPPPAASTPPAASAPAPPPATTAAPPPPPPPVEPKPNHDLVGRYRVLDQYGDAFIAEVLVVNTSSRDQDWTVTLRFPRNVGRLYAAWVEGAPQASMTRSGSDYVFRGGVPVGGRSSVPLRFHFERHGSGARPDRCAVNGAGCLIR, encoded by the coding sequence ATGGCACCGTGGGTAGTCGTCCTGAGTGGACTCGGGGTGATGGTGCTCATCTTCCTCGTGGCGGCGGGCTGCGTACCGATGCAGTCGCGGGCCACCGGTGAAGTACCGCCGCCGGATCTCGTCACCCCCGCGCCCGAGCCCCGGCCGGCCGCGTCACCGCCGATCAACACCGGTGGGCAGCTCGTCGCCGTCGCGCCGCCGCCGTCCGGCCAGGCGATCCTGGCACCCGCGCCGCCGTCACCGTCGTTGACGCCGTCGGCGCCGGTGATGCCGCCGCCGGCGGCCAGCACGCCACCGGCTGCCTCCGCGCCGGCGCCACCGCCGGCCACCACGGCCGCGCCGCCTCCGCCGCCACCACCGGTCGAACCGAAACCGAATCATGATCTGGTCGGCCGGTACCGGGTGCTCGACCAGTATGGCGACGCCTTCATCGCCGAAGTGCTGGTGGTCAACACGTCGAGTCGAGATCAGGACTGGACGGTGACGTTGCGGTTTCCCCGAAACGTCGGCCGGCTCTACGCCGCGTGGGTCGAGGGGGCACCGCAGGCGTCGATGACTCGATCGGGATCCGACTATGTGTTCCGCGGCGGTGTTCCGGTCGGCGGACGTTCCTCGGTCCCACTGCGATTCCACTTCGAGCGGCACGGTTCCGGAGCGAGACCAGACCGCTGCGCGGTGAACGGCGCCGGCTGCCTGATTCGCTGA
- the pulA gene encoding pullulanase-type alpha-1,6-glucosidase, with translation MEAAPSRPRTPRLSLFALAAVLVATLVAVPAAARQTAPATGLSPTGAPQWAGEPSAATLAAAAAGAGADDRARNEQFYFLLPDRFANGNRRNDRGGLRGDRLTTGYDPTDKGFYQGGDLKGVIDNLDYIDGLGTTAIWLAPVFANRPVQGSGDDVSAGYHGYWITDFTQVDPHFGTVADLKRLVRLAHQRDIKIYLDVIVNHTADVISYAEDTYGYVDKATAPYRDAQGRPFEDRHYADGSRAFPDVDTDSFPYTPVFADRADARVKVPAWLNDPTMYHNRGDSTFAGENSEYGDFFGLDDLWTERPEVVAGMTEIFADWIRDTGVDGYRLDTVKHVNLDFWPQFSQGVTAAAQRAGKSDFFMFGEVYSADADVTSTYVRQGGLPATLDFGFQEAARAYVAAGESAGTLADLYARDPLYTARDTDAGRLPTFLGNHDMGRIGTFIADGDTDPASHLRRDLLAHELMFLTRGQPVIYSGDEQGFTGAGGDKDARQTMFGSRVADYLDDDLLGTDRTHADDQFDRDHPIYRGISALADLRAAHPALRDGVQITRYAADGPGVFAFSRIDPADRVEYVAAVNNATTAQQVTVDTWSAGAHFRGVYGQTGAVAAADDGRITITVPALSAVVYRAGNAIGVPPGKPGVSLTAPADGAAVATRAEIDATVVGDPLAEVTVAVRVGTGPWTLLGRAGHAPYRMHHDLTGLAAGTRVEYKAVVRDDKGRTATTKTTARVGTPPQGDSRDWLVVHYQRPAGDYADWGLYAWGDIDPDWQTPWPTGQPFVGEDSYGRFAWVKLAPGATSVGFLVVDADGVKDVEADRVVDVSAAGEVWLKQGDPTIYPSRRDATGEPDPPVDDGAAVLHYRRADGDYTGWGLHVWDGAATPTDWADPLPPADRDDFGVTFRVPLADGATGLSYIVHRGDDKDLPTDQRLDFATVGREVWLLAGDPRRLLPPAATADRDLDLTARRAHWIDRSTIAWVTGPTDGKRYDLAWAPDGGLGVDGDELTGDHSSIRLTAQRNGLTEAQRAAMPHLWAHRAFTIDRRDHPKLRGALRGQLAVTERDHEGRLLAVTGVQIPGVLDDLYATATTAPLGVTFTGRRPTLSVWAPTARTVALELFDRPDVAPRTVPMRRHEQTGVWSVRGEPDWYGRYYRYRVDAWQPAAGRMVTASVTDPYAVALAADSTHSQIVDLADPAFAPPGWARLRKPAAVPAGRTHIQEVSVRDFSIADDSVPAGRRGSYLAFTDPDTAGMRHLTSLADAGVTHLHLLPTFDFAAIPERRADQASPDCDLAALPPDSPRQQECVAAVADRDGYNWGYDPLHYTVPEGGYATDPDGAARTSEFRRMVAGINDAGLRVVLDVVYNHTSAAGVDRHSVLDQIVPGYYHRLLDDGSVATSTCCANTAPEHAMMDRLVVDSVVTWARAYKVDGFRFDLMGHHPKANILAVRAALDTLTPARDGVDGRKILLYGEGWDFGEVAGDARFVQATQLNMAGTGVGTFTDRLRDAVRGGGPFDVNPRVQGFATGLFTDPNGDPVNGSAAEQEARLRQRQDVIKVGLTGNLAGYEFTGASGDPVTGADVDYNGAPAGYTAAPGEAVTYVDAHDNEILYDALAYKLPAGTSAADRARAQVLALSAVVFAQGPGFVTAGSERLRSKSLDRNSYNSGDWFNQIRWDCAAGNGFGAGLPPAADNADKWPYAGPLLADPALVPDCATIEATAARYAELLRVRRSSPVFALETAREVQQRVSFPLSGPAETPGVITMRLRSAGLDERWQSITVIFNATPRTATQRLPELRHTATRLHPVLRDSADPVTRSAAFDRSTGTFTVPPRTVAVFVQPG, from the coding sequence ATGGAAGCCGCACCCTCCCGTCCGCGTACCCCCCGCCTGTCCCTGTTCGCCCTCGCCGCCGTGCTGGTCGCGACGCTCGTCGCCGTTCCCGCCGCCGCCCGTCAGACGGCACCGGCAACCGGACTCAGCCCCACCGGTGCGCCGCAGTGGGCCGGCGAACCGTCGGCGGCGACCCTGGCCGCAGCCGCCGCTGGCGCCGGTGCCGACGACCGGGCCCGCAACGAGCAGTTCTACTTCCTGCTGCCCGACCGGTTCGCCAACGGCAACCGGCGCAACGACCGGGGCGGGCTGCGCGGCGACCGGCTCACCACCGGCTACGACCCGACCGACAAGGGGTTCTACCAGGGTGGCGATCTCAAAGGCGTGATCGACAACCTGGACTACATCGACGGACTCGGTACCACCGCGATCTGGCTCGCCCCGGTCTTCGCCAACCGCCCGGTGCAGGGCAGCGGCGACGACGTCTCGGCCGGCTACCACGGCTACTGGATCACCGACTTCACCCAGGTCGACCCGCACTTCGGCACCGTCGCCGACCTCAAACGCCTGGTCCGGCTGGCCCACCAACGCGACATCAAGATCTATCTCGACGTGATCGTCAACCACACCGCCGACGTCATCTCCTACGCCGAGGACACCTACGGCTACGTCGACAAGGCCACCGCCCCGTACCGTGACGCGCAGGGCCGCCCCTTCGAGGACCGCCACTACGCCGACGGCAGCCGCGCCTTCCCCGACGTCGACACCGACTCGTTCCCGTACACGCCGGTCTTCGCCGACCGGGCGGACGCCCGGGTCAAGGTCCCGGCGTGGCTCAACGACCCGACGATGTACCACAACCGGGGCGACAGCACCTTCGCCGGCGAGAACAGCGAGTACGGCGACTTCTTCGGCCTCGACGACCTGTGGACCGAACGCCCCGAGGTCGTCGCCGGCATGACCGAGATCTTCGCCGACTGGATTCGCGACACCGGCGTCGACGGCTACCGCCTGGACACCGTCAAGCACGTCAACCTGGACTTCTGGCCGCAGTTCAGCCAAGGCGTCACCGCCGCCGCGCAGCGGGCCGGTAAATCCGACTTCTTCATGTTCGGCGAGGTCTACTCCGCCGACGCCGACGTCACCTCCACCTACGTCCGCCAGGGCGGACTGCCCGCCACCCTCGACTTCGGCTTCCAGGAAGCCGCCCGCGCCTACGTCGCGGCCGGCGAATCCGCCGGCACCCTCGCCGACCTGTACGCCCGCGACCCGCTCTACACCGCCCGGGACACCGACGCCGGCCGGCTGCCGACCTTCCTCGGCAACCACGACATGGGCCGGATCGGCACCTTCATCGCCGACGGCGACACCGACCCGGCCAGCCATCTGCGCCGGGACCTGCTCGCCCACGAGCTGATGTTCCTCACCCGTGGCCAGCCGGTGATCTACTCCGGCGACGAACAGGGCTTCACCGGAGCCGGCGGCGACAAAGACGCCCGGCAGACCATGTTCGGCTCCCGGGTCGCCGACTACCTCGACGACGACCTGCTCGGCACCGACCGTACCCACGCCGACGACCAGTTCGACCGCGACCACCCGATCTACCGGGGCATTTCCGCTCTCGCCGACCTGCGCGCCGCGCACCCCGCGCTGCGCGACGGCGTCCAGATCACCCGGTACGCCGCCGACGGTCCCGGCGTCTTCGCCTTCTCCCGCATCGACCCGGCCGACCGCGTCGAATACGTCGCCGCCGTCAACAACGCCACCACCGCCCAGCAGGTCACCGTCGACACCTGGTCGGCCGGCGCGCACTTCCGGGGCGTCTACGGCCAGACCGGCGCGGTCGCCGCCGCCGACGACGGCCGGATCACCATCACCGTGCCCGCGCTGTCCGCCGTCGTCTACCGGGCCGGCAACGCCATCGGCGTCCCGCCGGGCAAGCCCGGCGTCAGCCTCACCGCACCGGCTGACGGGGCCGCCGTCGCCACCCGCGCCGAGATCGACGCCACCGTCGTCGGTGACCCGCTCGCCGAGGTCACCGTCGCCGTCCGGGTCGGCACCGGCCCGTGGACACTGCTCGGCCGGGCCGGCCACGCCCCGTACCGGATGCACCACGACCTCACCGGTTTGGCAGCCGGCACCCGGGTCGAGTACAAGGCTGTGGTGCGCGACGACAAGGGCCGGACCGCCACCACGAAGACCACCGCGAGGGTGGGCACCCCGCCGCAGGGTGACTCCCGCGACTGGCTGGTGGTGCACTACCAGCGGCCGGCCGGCGACTACGCCGACTGGGGCCTGTACGCCTGGGGCGACATCGACCCGGACTGGCAGACCCCGTGGCCGACCGGCCAGCCGTTCGTCGGCGAGGACAGCTACGGGCGGTTCGCCTGGGTGAAGCTGGCACCGGGCGCGACGTCGGTCGGTTTCCTGGTGGTCGACGCCGACGGCGTCAAGGACGTCGAGGCGGACCGCGTCGTCGATGTCTCCGCCGCCGGTGAGGTCTGGCTCAAACAGGGCGATCCGACCATCTATCCCAGCCGTCGCGACGCCACCGGGGAGCCGGACCCGCCGGTCGACGACGGTGCCGCCGTCCTGCACTACAGGCGCGCCGACGGCGACTACACCGGCTGGGGCCTGCACGTCTGGGACGGTGCCGCCACCCCGACCGACTGGGCCGACCCGCTGCCGCCGGCCGACCGCGACGACTTCGGCGTCACCTTCCGGGTGCCGCTGGCCGACGGCGCCACCGGACTGAGCTACATCGTCCACCGGGGCGACGACAAGGACCTGCCCACCGACCAACGGCTCGACTTCGCCACCGTCGGCCGGGAGGTGTGGCTGCTCGCCGGCGACCCGCGCCGGCTGCTCCCACCGGCCGCCACCGCCGACCGGGACCTCGACCTGACCGCACGACGGGCGCACTGGATCGACCGGTCCACCATCGCCTGGGTCACCGGCCCGACCGACGGCAAACGCTACGACCTGGCCTGGGCACCGGACGGCGGCCTGGGCGTCGACGGCGACGAGCTGACCGGCGACCACTCCTCGATCCGGCTGACCGCGCAGCGCAACGGGCTCACCGAAGCCCAACGGGCCGCGATGCCGCACCTGTGGGCGCACCGGGCCTTCACTATCGACAGACGCGACCATCCGAAGCTGCGGGGCGCGCTGCGCGGCCAGCTCGCGGTCACCGAACGCGACCACGAGGGCCGATTGCTCGCCGTCACCGGGGTGCAGATCCCCGGCGTCCTCGACGACCTGTACGCCACCGCCACCACCGCCCCGCTCGGCGTCACCTTCACCGGGCGGCGGCCCACCCTGTCGGTCTGGGCGCCCACCGCCCGTACCGTCGCCCTGGAGCTGTTCGACCGACCCGACGTCGCCCCGCGTACGGTGCCGATGCGCCGCCACGAGCAGACCGGCGTCTGGTCGGTACGCGGCGAACCGGACTGGTACGGCCGCTACTACCGCTACCGGGTCGACGCCTGGCAGCCCGCCGCCGGGCGGATGGTCACCGCCTCGGTCACCGACCCGTACGCGGTGGCGCTGGCCGCCGACTCCACCCACAGCCAGATCGTCGACCTGGCCGACCCGGCGTTCGCCCCGCCCGGCTGGGCGCGGCTGCGCAAACCGGCGGCGGTGCCGGCCGGCCGTACCCACATCCAGGAGGTGTCGGTCCGCGACTTCTCCATCGCCGACGACAGCGTTCCCGCCGGGCGGCGCGGCAGCTACCTCGCCTTCACCGATCCGGACACCGCCGGCATGCGGCACCTGACGTCGTTGGCCGACGCCGGCGTCACCCACCTGCACCTGCTGCCCACGTTCGACTTCGCCGCCATTCCGGAGCGCCGCGCCGACCAGGCCAGCCCGGACTGCGACCTGGCCGCGCTGCCGCCGGACTCACCGCGCCAGCAGGAGTGCGTCGCGGCGGTCGCCGACCGCGACGGCTACAACTGGGGCTACGACCCGCTGCACTACACGGTGCCCGAAGGCGGCTACGCCACCGATCCGGACGGCGCGGCGCGGACCAGCGAGTTCCGGCGGATGGTCGCCGGGATCAACGACGCCGGGCTGCGGGTCGTGCTGGACGTGGTCTACAACCACACCTCGGCCGCCGGGGTCGACCGGCACTCGGTGCTCGACCAGATCGTGCCCGGCTACTACCACCGGCTGCTCGACGACGGCAGCGTGGCCACCTCCACCTGCTGCGCCAACACCGCCCCGGAACACGCCATGATGGACCGGCTGGTCGTCGACTCGGTGGTCACCTGGGCCAGGGCGTACAAGGTGGACGGGTTCCGGTTCGACCTGATGGGCCACCACCCCAAGGCCAACATCCTGGCCGTACGGGCGGCGCTGGACACGCTGACGCCTGCCCGCGACGGGGTCGACGGCCGGAAGATCCTGCTCTACGGCGAAGGCTGGGACTTCGGCGAGGTGGCCGGCGACGCCCGGTTCGTCCAGGCCACCCAGCTCAACATGGCTGGCACCGGGGTCGGCACCTTCACCGACCGGCTGCGGGACGCGGTACGCGGCGGCGGTCCGTTCGACGTCAACCCCCGGGTGCAGGGCTTCGCCACCGGCCTGTTCACCGACCCCAACGGTGACCCGGTCAACGGCAGCGCCGCCGAGCAGGAGGCCCGGCTGCGTCAGCGGCAGGACGTGATCAAGGTCGGGCTGACCGGCAACCTGGCCGGGTACGAGTTCACCGGCGCGTCGGGGGACCCGGTCACCGGCGCCGACGTGGACTACAACGGCGCGCCGGCCGGCTACACGGCGGCACCGGGGGAGGCGGTGACCTACGTCGACGCGCACGACAACGAGATCCTCTATGACGCGTTGGCGTACAAGCTGCCGGCCGGCACCTCGGCCGCCGACCGGGCCCGCGCCCAGGTGCTCGCCCTGTCCGCGGTGGTCTTCGCGCAAGGGCCGGGGTTCGTCACCGCCGGCAGTGAGCGGTTGCGGTCGAAGTCGCTGGACCGCAACTCGTACAACTCGGGGGACTGGTTCAACCAGATCCGCTGGGACTGCGCCGCCGGCAACGGGTTCGGCGCCGGACTACCGCCGGCTGCCGACAACGCCGACAAGTGGCCGTACGCCGGCCCGCTGCTCGCCGATCCGGCGCTGGTCCCGGACTGCGCCACGATCGAGGCGACCGCCGCCCGCTACGCCGAACTGCTGCGCGTGCGCCGATCGTCGCCGGTGTTCGCCCTGGAGACCGCGCGGGAGGTGCAGCAGCGGGTCAGCTTCCCGCTGTCCGGCCCGGCCGAAACCCCCGGGGTGATCACCATGCGGCTGCGCTCGGCCGGGCTCGACGAGCGCTGGCAGTCGATCACGGTGATCTTCAACGCCACCCCACGGACGGCGACCCAGCGGCTGCCGGAGCTGCGCCACACCGCGACGCGGCTGCATCCGGTGCTGCGTGACTCGGCCGACCCGGTGACCCGCTCGGCGGCGTTCGACCGGTCGACCGGCACCTTCACCGTGCCGCCCCGTACGGTCGCCGTCTTCGTCCAACCCGGCTGA
- a CDS encoding aminopeptidase P family protein, producing MAAEVVAEQPRTESHDPDYPEKLLQFMRTGWSDDPLPVGPHPQVPHYARRRAALAAAFPGETLIIPTGTEKVRANDTDYPFRPGSDFAYLTGDHDPDSVLVLHPTADGHDAVLYTRQRSSRDTDEFFRSRDGELWVGRRRTLAEKSTELGLETVALSALPEALAGVAPARARVLRGFDARVDAAVLPYDSGDDAGARDRELATAISEAKLVKDEWEIAQLQAAIDATVRGFEDVARVLPTDRPVAERLLEGVFALRARHDGNDVGYSSIVGAGAHATILHWIRNDGRTRPGELLLMDMGVEGEHLYTADVTRTVPVSGRFTALQRQVYDIVYASQQAGMEFIKPGVKFSDVHQTCMRVLAEGLAELGVLPVSVDEALDTQSTVYRRWTLHGFGHMLGIDVHDCSRARKERYRDGELGEGYVLTVEPGLYFQPEDELVPAELRGIGIRIEDDVLVTAGGAVNLSAGLPRQADEVEAWLAAQRDAGPRLP from the coding sequence ATGGCGGCCGAGGTGGTCGCCGAGCAGCCCCGCACGGAGTCACACGATCCGGACTACCCGGAGAAGCTGCTGCAGTTCATGCGGACCGGCTGGAGCGACGACCCGCTGCCCGTCGGACCACACCCGCAGGTACCCCACTACGCCCGGCGCCGGGCCGCGCTGGCGGCGGCCTTCCCCGGCGAGACCCTGATCATCCCGACCGGCACCGAGAAGGTACGGGCCAACGACACCGACTACCCGTTCCGGCCGGGCAGCGACTTCGCGTACCTGACCGGCGACCACGACCCCGACAGCGTCCTGGTGCTGCACCCGACCGCCGACGGGCACGACGCGGTGCTCTACACCCGGCAGCGCTCGTCGCGCGACACCGACGAGTTCTTCCGCAGCCGCGACGGCGAACTGTGGGTCGGCCGCCGCCGTACCCTCGCCGAGAAGTCGACCGAGCTGGGCCTGGAAACCGTGGCGCTGAGCGCGCTGCCGGAGGCGCTCGCCGGCGTCGCCCCGGCCCGGGCCCGGGTGCTGCGCGGATTCGACGCGCGGGTGGACGCCGCGGTGCTGCCGTACGACAGCGGCGACGACGCCGGGGCCCGCGACCGGGAGCTGGCGACGGCGATCTCCGAGGCCAAGCTGGTCAAGGACGAATGGGAGATCGCCCAGCTGCAGGCGGCGATCGACGCCACCGTCCGGGGTTTCGAGGACGTCGCCCGGGTGCTGCCGACGGACCGGCCGGTCGCCGAGCGGCTGCTGGAAGGAGTCTTCGCGCTGCGGGCCCGGCACGACGGCAACGACGTCGGCTACAGCTCGATCGTCGGCGCCGGAGCGCACGCCACGATCCTGCACTGGATCCGCAACGACGGCCGTACCCGACCGGGTGAGCTGCTGCTGATGGACATGGGTGTGGAGGGCGAACACCTCTACACCGCCGACGTGACCCGGACCGTGCCGGTCTCCGGCCGGTTCACCGCCCTGCAGCGACAGGTCTACGACATCGTGTACGCCTCCCAGCAGGCCGGCATGGAGTTCATCAAGCCGGGAGTGAAGTTCAGCGACGTCCACCAGACCTGCATGCGGGTCCTCGCCGAAGGGCTGGCCGAACTGGGCGTGCTGCCGGTGAGTGTCGACGAGGCGCTCGACACACAGTCGACCGTCTACCGCCGGTGGACGTTGCACGGCTTCGGACACATGCTCGGCATCGACGTGCACGACTGCTCCCGGGCCCGCAAGGAACGCTACCGCGACGGCGAACTCGGCGAAGGATACGTGCTGACGGTCGAGCCGGGACTCTACTTCCAGCCCGAGGACGAGCTGGTGCCGGCGGAACTGCGCGGCATCGGCATCCGGATCGAGGACGACGTGCTGGTCACCGCCGGCGGCGCGGTGAACCTGTCGGCCGGGCTGCCCCGGCAGGCCGACGAGGTGGAAGCCTGGCTCGCCGCCCAGCGCGACGCCGGACCGCGACTGCCCTGA